In Humulus lupulus chromosome 7, drHumLupu1.1, whole genome shotgun sequence, the following are encoded in one genomic region:
- the LOC133792698 gene encoding probable linoleate 9S-lipoxygenase 5, translating to MPSRKSYLPSETPAPLLKYRREELENLRGNGKGERNEWDRVYDYDVYNDLGEPDRGLSFARKILGRNSEFPYPRRGRTGRPPTKTDSRSESRLKKVNLSKPLDLVESLDIYVPRDERFGHLKKSDFVGYAIKSLSHAVLPALQIFFDQTQREFHKFKEIHDLYERGLKLPALAVDFIRKVVPNDILKEIFRLDGEKFVRFPKPDVIKDNKSAWRTDEEFGREMVAGVHPILIRRLQEFPPASKLDPKLYGDQTSKITEEHIQKNLEGLDVVMAVNQKKLFILDHHDSFMPYLRRINETDANEVNKNKSFLLEIKDSIAQRLKKIKAPDRKAYATRTLLFLTNDGSLKPVAIELSLPHPDGDEYGAVSKVYTPAEEGVEGTIWQLAKAYVAVNDSGYHQVNSHWLNTHAVMEPFVIATNRQLSVLHPIYKLLQPHYRDTMNINALARQTLVNVDGLIEQTFFQGKYALESSSLIYKDWVFTEQALPEDLLKRGVAEKDQNSPHGLRLLIEDYPYAVDGLDIWSAINSWVEEYCSFYYKTDATVQNDTELQAWWKEVREVGHGDKKDEAWWPKMQTCEELVESCAIIIWISSALHAAVNFGQYSFAGYPLNRPTISRRFMPEKGTPEYEQLESDPEKGFLLTITPELQSLIGISLVEILSRHASDEIYLGQRENPDWTSDSEPLLAFERFGRKLAQIEDKITSRNKDKNRRNRVGPVNFPYSFLMPTGEKGLAARGIPNSISI from the exons atgccctctaggaag TCATATCTTCCAAGTGAAACACCAGCACCATTGCTTAAGTACAGAAGGGAAGAGCTTGAGAATTTGAGAGGAAATGGAAAAGGAGAGCGGAATGAGTGGGACAGAGTTTATGACTATGATGTCTACAACGATTTGGGCGAACCTGACAGAGGCTTGTCCTTTGCTCGTAAAATTCTCGGAAGGAATAGTGAATTCCCTTACCCTCGCAGAGGAAGAACTGGTAGACCACCCACCAAAACAG ATTCTAGAAGTGAGAGTAGGCTGAAAAAAGTGAATCTTTCGAAACCACTGGATCTTGTCGAATCTTTAGACATTTACGTTCCACGAGATGAACGATTTGGTCACTTGAAGAAGTCAGATTTTGTTGGGTATGCAATTAAGTCTTTATCTCATGCCGTATTACCTGCTCTACAAATATTCTTTGATCAGACTCAAAGAGAGTTTCACAAGTTCAAAGAAATACATGATTTGTATGAAAGAGGATTAAAGCTACCAGCACTAGCAGTTGATTTTATCAGAAAAGTTGTTCCTAACGACATTTTAAAGGAAATATTCCGATTAGACGGTGAAAAATTCGTTCGATTCCCCAAACCAGATGTTATTAAAG ATAATAAATCTGCATGGAGGACTGATGAAGAATTCGGAAGAGAAATGGTCGCTGGTGTTCATCCTATCCTCATTCGTCGCCTCCAA GAATTCCCACCGGCCAGTAAGCTAGACCCTAAATTGTATGGTGATCAAACTAGCAAAATTACTGAAGAGCACATTCAAAAAAACCTGGAGGGGCTGGATGTTGTTATG GCAGTCAATCAAAAGAAATTATTTATATTGGATCACCATGATTCATTTATGCCATACCTAAGGAGGATAAACGAAACTGATGCAAACGAagtcaataaaaataaatcattcTTATTGGAAATCAAAGATTCAATTGCACAACGCCTGAAGAAGATAAAAGCACCTGATAGAAAGGCATATGCAACTCGAACTCTCCTGTTTTTGACTAATGACGGCAGTTTGAAGCCTGTTGCCATCGAATTAAGCCTACCCCATCCAGATGGTGATGAGTATGGTGCAGTTAGTAAAGTATATACTCCAGCTGAAGAAGGTGTTGAAGGAACCATTTGGCAACTGGCTAAAGCTTATGTAGCTGTAAATGATTCTGGCTACCACCAGGTCAATAGTCATTG GTTGAATACACATGCTGTGATGGAGCCTTTTGTGATAGCAACAAACAGGCAGCTAAGTGTACTCCACCCAATTTACAAGCTTTTGCAGCCCCATTATCGTGATACTATGAACATTAATGCACTTGCTAGGCAGACTCTTGTGAATGTTGATGGCCTTATAGAGCAAACATTTTTTCAAGGAAAGTATGCTTTGGAATCATCATCATTAATTTATAAGGATTGGGTTTTTACTGAGCAAGCACTCCCAGAAGATCTCCTTAAAAG AGGAGTAGCAGAAAAAGATCAGAATTCTCCTCACGGGCTTCGATTGCTGATAGAGGACTATCCTTATGCTGTTGATGGACTAGACATCTGGTCTGCAATTAATTCCTGGGTTGAAGAATACTGCTCTTTCTATTACAAGACTGACGCCACCGTCCAAAATGATACAGAGCTTCAAGCATGGTGGAAGGAAGTTAGGGAAGTGGGTCATGGTGACAAGAAAGACGAAGCTTGGTGGCCGAAAATGCAAACTTGCGAGGAGCTAGTTGAATCATGCGCCATAATCATATGGATATCTTCTGCACTTCATGCAGCTGTCAACTTTGGCCAATACTCTTTTGCAGGATACCCTCTAAACCGCCCCACAATCAGCCGACGGTTCATGCCAGAAAAGGGTACCCCAGAATATGAGCAGCTTGAATCTGATCCTGAAAAGGGTTTCTTATTGACTATCACTCCAGAATTGCAGAGTCTTATTGGAATTTCCCTTGTTGAAATTTTGTCTAGACATGCTTCTGATGAGATCTATCTTGGTCAAAGAGAAAATCCTGACTGGACATCAGATTCGGAGCCCTTGCTGGCTTTCGAAAGATTTGGAAGAAAACTTGCTCAAATTGAAGACAAAATTACAAGTAGGAATAAAGATAAGAATAGGAGGAACCGTGTTGGGCCGGTCAATTTCCCATATTCTTTCCTCATGCCTACGGGGGAAAAAGGGCTCGCTGCCAGGGGAATTCCAAACAGCATCTCAATCTAA